The stretch of DNA tatattaaaattattaatttattcatgTATTGATTTCTTCATAGATGTTAATCAAACTTTACAGTTGAATACATATTCAAAACATCTTGGACAAGAACCAATGTCAGTTAGTCAATGTTACGTTACAGGGAACTATTTTCGAGAGAAAGAAAACACGTTAACACTAGTAtttctttttaggtcatctgaccgaaggtcaggatgaccttattgtcatcgtgtttcggtcaggatgaccttattgtcatcgtgttttgtccgtcgtcgtgcgtcgtgcgtaagactatttatacaaaagcctactcctccttcacccttggatggatttcatccatatttagtttgaaacatcattggggaaggacaatcatattttatataaatgagcctggtccaacccctagggtcagaggggcggggcccaaaaagggcaaattttcttaattttagctttaaaatcctactcctccttcatccttgagttgatttcatccatatttggtgtgaaacgtcattagggaaggacaattatttttaatataaatgagcctggtccgacccctagggtcagaggggcggggccccaaaagagcaaattttcttaattttagctttaaaatcctacttctccttcatccttggatggatttcatccatatttggtgtgaaacattattggggaaggataatcatatttgatataaatgagcctagtccgacccctaggggctgagggatggggccccaaaagggcaaattttctaattttagctttaaaattttactcctccttcatcctttgatggatttcatccatatttagtgtgaaacatcattggggaaggacaattattttttatataaatgagataggtccaaCCCCTAGAGGCTGGGGGTTAGGGCTAGAAAacggcaaattttcttaatttaagctttaaaatcctactcctccttcatccttggatggatttcatccatatttggtgtgaaacatcattggggaagggcaatcatattttatataaatgagtctggtccgacccccaAGGGGCTGAGGActtgggccccaaaagggctaattttcttaattttagctggcccacgtcctgttttcaggtttcggtctccgatctcaatgaaaattggtctataggggttttaattgatgccaaacatcatacaaacattttcgtaaagattttggtattccaagatggccgctgacccacttcctgttttaaggtttcagtctccgatctcaatgaaaattggtctataggggttttaattgatgccgaacaacatacaaacattttcgtaaagattttggtattcaaagatggccgctggcccacttcctgttttaaggtttcagtctccgatctcaatgaaaattggtctataggggttttaattgatgccgaacaacatacaaacattttcgtaaagattttggtattcaaagatggccgctggcccacttcctgttttaaggtttcagtccccgatctcaatgaaaattggtctataggggttttaattgatgccgaacaacatacaaacatattcgttaagattttggtattccaagatggccgctggcccacttcctgttttaaggtttcagtctccgatctcaatgaaaattggtctataggggttttagttgatgccgaacaacatacaaacattttcgtaaagattttggtattcaaagatggccgctggccgaCTTCCTGTTTTTGggttcagtctccgatctcaatggaaattgatctataggggttttaattgattcagaagggggaactttaggtgaggacaatcatattttataaaggaccaagCTAAGaaccatggggatagtacggtggaggtccaaaatgggagctttgctgaaatttggctttaaaatctgactccttatattaatccttgaatgggttacaaccatatatggatgaagggctaccaagtttgttcaacaaatgacatttacctatttcagaaacttacatattcaactaaggagttccttgtattgtttatattaatcgttaaccaatactttctactgtgactttgttattttgtgccatgagtcagatgaccgttaaggccaatgggcctcttgtttaaccAAATACAATATGCTGAAAATATTCCCGTCGTAAGTGAACAAATACTTCAGTAAATTTGGGGATATTCCAAGGCAGCCAAGAAGTGTATTCCttctttgcattttacagagttatatgcccgtgcgagtaggtattgattgtgacgtcatgtgtttgtgaacATAATATCATTGAATACTTTTAAGGAAAAGGATGTGGGTTTCGCTCACTAAATGATGATGTCACTACCATACTTATACCGACatgggaagtaactctgtaaattactaaaaaaaaaaaacggaatAAAAGTGTATACCTGGTAAATCTTGATTAAGACCAACAAGATAAAATGGACATCTGATGCGATAATTTCTGAACTTGCGGACTGATCATGACTGTTCACAGATTATGCCTGACAACAATGCTGAGGGCAAAGGAGCAGTATGTATTAGTGAAGTGATCATAGAGGCTCTACGTGGGTTTGGTTGGGGCTCAGCAGTCTCTGGCATCATTGCAGGACAGATTTTTTACAGGTAAGACATTCAAGAAAAGTGCAAGGTTTCCTTTATTACATATCTATagaaggccaaaaaaaaaaaaaagtctgtttatggttacccgaccgacccttaTTTTGTATTCCCCACCCTaagttttttttccacttttctacgaaaaaaaaattaaatgtctggattttgatctcagactccAGTTTCGGCCATTACTTTTACACATCTCCGTCAGATATAAAGAGTcaagagtgaaagacactaatgtttattcattttattgataaattggAGCCATATATCTGTTAAGTAAACGGCTCGTTATTGTATCTGAACTTGACAAAAAAATTTAGgaaaaaagaatatatatacatgtattcctaCCTACCAACCCTATTATTTTTGCCAATGTTACCCTaaatagacatttttttttttgtggccTAATGTTATGTTAAGGATGTGCAAGGTTTTAGAATTACATGTAAAGCTGGAGTGTCTGATGAAAAACCATTGACCTGCggtcagtaccttgcaactTCCCCTGTTTGTTTTGAACCAGcggcccagaggtggaaggcttgcagtaatgtgtctgaacattttACCCCTCAGTCATTGGACAATGAAATTAGTTTATTATCACATAACTTATTGCTTAAGGAGAACCGTGCATCAATAATTTGAAAACCTTCATCCCGTAAAAATAATCTATTGtacaagagttatttccctttatgtTATAGATTTTCATACAATGCATTATAGAATTTATTTTTTGCAAGCATGCTAATAATATTCTGGAAATTTTCATTAAATGGGAATATCATGTGTAATATTGTAAGTTCCaaaattttaataatgaaatatgtattCTTTTGACCACTTAGTTTGACAATTTACCACTGTGCTGATAAATctaaatgaagggaagtaacaatgaaatatcaaaatggtaAAATGGGGTCTTTGAattacagtcaaatctgtctataaagaccccACGAGGAACAAAGAAAGAATAGGCCTTTTTAGCCAAatagtctttatacacaggtcaaattttgttgaaatacaGGAGGTCACAAATGGTCAATCGATGtgggtaaagtatgatttattaTCAATTAGTCCAACTttccggtgattatgatgtcacgaaaatcaaatcaaataatgacatcataatcatcagACGGTGGGATTTAATGACGGAAAATTGTACTTAATTCcacatcgttttgggatctcaaattCCCCGCATTGACCTTTTGGGACCTCCAGATATTGGTCTTATTTAACAGGTGTattttatacaaaggtggtcgctaaggtaCGGTTTACTGCATAATCAACAACTGTTTATGAACCACTTTTTATGGAAAATGTGTTTTTGCAGGAAAGGTTACCGAGGAACGGATTTGTACAGAACTGTTGGTTCGATAACACTGAAGACAGCAGCAGCAGCAGGAATAGTAATGGGAGGTTTGGCAGCAATATCTGGCCAATCACAAAACAAGAATCCTTGGGACCAATCACAAAACAAGAAACTTTTGGACCAATCACAAAACCAGAAATCTTGGGATTGACTGATCCAAAATTTGATAGacatacaaaattacaaaataaacacattaatgaacGATACGAGTACTCAACTTTTCTTGTATGACAGGAGGGAGGAATTAAACATTTAACTGAttactcatttacccctgaagcCACATTTAGGCTCATCTGAAACACAGAATAgactagtccattatgaaattcgAGGGGTGAATAAGTTGACTGGTACAAATCTTTGTACAGTGTCCGATTTAGCTACCATTGCATCCAATGATTTTagttattcacccctgaaattttataatggactggtcaagtctttgatttagaagaggcTATATGCATCTTTAGGGGTGAATAGGTTATAAGATGACCAAAAGAAGcttacatataaataatgtacattggTTTTTTCAAGTACATAAGAGATATATCTCTTTGGCTTTTATTTGctttaacaaacttggttgaCCTTCATCACAGTATGACAGAGGCCCAATATCAAGTTTCTCGACCTCTTTcttattgacaagaagtcatttaaaatattttagcctatttaaatTTGACCCCAATAATCTTAAAGGATggtcaaaataataaaatttgaacaaacttgcctatttgactcctgtaacctttaatgaagatcaaggtcattcatttgaacaaacttggtaacccttcatcctagcatgctacatgccaaaTACCAGTACCCATGGCCTTTTGGCTATTGAGAAGAAATTGTTgcaatgaaaagtttacgcatgaCGTCTGACAAAGGGCAATAGCTAATAATGTAAAGGGTGGGGCCAGGGGTGAAAACCATTACATTTATATCCTAGCCCTTTGGGTCCGAACACCTAATAAGCACTTTATTATTGTAAAAAAGTGTCAAAGTACCAGTAGacagaaacaaaatattacGGGGGTACTACTTCTGTTATAGAGAGCTCTTTTGGTGTGATACATTTATACTGACCTTGTTCAGCTATTTGAACTGTGTTGTCTAAAGGGTTGATGATTCCAGGGTAGTCTTTACCAAATGACAGGTGTTGGATGGAATGTGTAATGTTAAACTGAAAAAacgaaaaataataatttacaaactGGAACGAAAGATAATAATTTACAAACTTGAACGAAAAATTAACAAACTGGAAAAGAATAATTTACAAAGTGGAATGAACAAGGAGCAGCAAAGCATGGCATTGTCCCCGTGGTCCTGCAGTTGGTATGAAAACCCAAATACATAGATATCAAGCTCATGAAGTTAGAgttataactttaaatatgtGAATCTTGACTAAGTATCAATGGTGACTGAAACAAATACTGACAATGGAAGAtctgcaatagcaaaaggcaccaCTAAGACACTAgtctgatatatacagaaagtttcaaggagctgcaTTGAGCAGTTTGGGAGTTTTAGCCGGaaacagcaaaaaaaaaacacagtaatttggtatttttgacttaagtttcaATGGTGACAGAAAAAATACAAGAAATAATTATCTACAAACTGTAAAGTGAAATAATAATTGATTAAAAactatttcataaataaaagttttgttttgataatttcatcttaaaacataatatcaataagTCAATACTGTTTTGTAAATCATGATATTCGTCATTACTTTCATTGTGGTTCAGAGATTTATTATTTGATACTAAAAATActttaaatctttaaagatgctccaccgctgacaaattgtaatttttcactattaaaaacaggagcagacgatttagtatgtttcttcagttacaaaagttacttactttacaccattaccaccattcaacagtttgagcttctaattttacttcaagttcaaaatatgaaaaataattaattgcatcccgaaaaaattccgtgccactatatcctatatggaatgaagtactgattgcgcttgcaccaaaggcaaaataaaatattttatatcatttttcgtgttaattagacatatacatgcacgattaaacaccaattactgttcaaataatgaacatcatttatgctctgtcggcggtggagcatctttaattatatacattagCAGTATGCATTGCTTTGTATACTTACTTTCTGCCCACCAAAAGCTTGTAGGTCATGAACTATCAAGAAAAGAAAAGTAAATCAATGCATATGATTATTTCAGTCTCACAACATTAACTGTACAAATGTAGAAATTGTAACATACAATACTTCTGTGTCACTATTTTCCAGGCCGAAATTGTGTTctttattaaagtgaacagtcgggcaaggatggctaaagtcggtataaatggtgtgaatgtatccagtataatttcttatgaaatggaaaaataaaatctctcgtcaaaatccgtctgcgtacgaagaaattaatttaaagtatggaaatttttaaaacgtcctcccggctcactatgtccgtggttacatttccacacagcctcgctttcaatgctttcaacgtTTCTTTACTTttatggtcagaactgggaaactaagcagaacttgaccgtcgtattaatatgtgagaacttttggaaggccaatgaacgcatttagactggttttctttgcctgactattcactttaaatattgcTTCCCATTAACCAGGTT from Argopecten irradians isolate NY chromosome 15, Ai_NY, whole genome shotgun sequence encodes:
- the LOC138309780 gene encoding uncharacterized protein isoform X1: MVSYYYKYFLEFMPTTYFFVSVYVAKSFYQPEVKVCFVKIYFRFRLAVLESADSQIMPDNNAEGKGAVCISEVIIEALRGFGWGSAVSGIIAGQIFYRKGYRGTDLYRTVGSITLKTAAAAGIVMGGLAAISGQSQNKNPWDQSQNKKLLDQSQNQKSWD